CCACGGCGTCCACACGCAGGCCGTCCACGTGGAAGTCCTGCAACCACTTGAGGGCCGACCCGATCAGGAACATCACGACCTCGTTCCGGCCGTAATCGAAGATGTACGTGTTCCAGTCGTAGTGGTACCCCTTGCGCGGGTCGGCGTACTCGAACAGCGGCGTGCCGTCGAACCGGCCCAGGCCCGCCGGGTCCGTCGGGAAGTGCCCCGGCACCCAGTCCAGAATCACGCCGACCCCCAGCGAATGCAGGTGATTCACGAGGTACTTGAAGTCCTCCGGGCTGCCCATGCGGCTCGTGGGCGCGTAGTACCCGGTCACCTGATACCCCCACGACCCGTCGAACGGGTGCTCCATGACGCCCAGCAACTCCACGTGCGTGTACCCCATGAACGTCACGTACTCGCCCAGCCGGTGCGCCAGATCACGGTAATTCAGGAACCAGCCGTCCTCCCGCCGCGCCCAGGACGGCAGGTGCACCTCGTACACGCTGACCGCATGATCCAGGCCCGCGCTGCGCTCCGCCATCCACGCGCCGTCCGTCCAGTCGAACGGCTGATCCCACACGATGCTGGCCGTCGCCGGACGCACCTCGAAGAACGACCCGTACGGGTCCATCTTGTCCTCGGTGCGGCCGTCCGGGCCGGTAATGCGGAACTTGTACCGCTGCCCATGCCGGGCCGACGGCACGAACACCCCCCAGAACCCGAAGTCCAGGCGCTGCATGGGGTTATCGAACCCGTTGAAGCCGTTGAAATCGCCCACCACGCTCACGTGATGCGCGTTCGGAGCCCACACGCCAAAACGCACGCCCGTCACGCCGTCCTCGGTCACGACGTGCGCGCCCAGCAGGTGATCGGGCCGCACCAGATCCGCCGTGACGAGCTTCTGAAGATGACCATGATCCAGCGGAAGCGCTTCACTCATGCCCCCGAGTGTAGCCGCGCCCCACGCCACACACGCCGCCCATGCGGCGAACATGAAGGAACGGTCAGAGCGTGACCGGGGCGGCATGTGCGCCGTGAGAGGCGAAACCTGCCGCGTATGCTGCCCGCTGTGACACGCCTGCCAGCCACCCCACCCGACGCGGCCCTCCCGGCCCTGGCCGACCTGCTGGGATGCGGCGCCGACGACCTGCGCCCCCTGCTGCCCCAGCTCACAGCCGCGTGGCTGGCGGCCGATGACGCAGGCGTGATCGCGCTGCGCCGCACCCCCCGCGCGGACCTGGAAGTGCTGGGCGGCGCCCGGCCCGGCCCGCGGCAGGCAGAGGTCGCGGCGGCCCTGCTGCGCGCCGCCTCGGCATCCGGCACACCCCTGAGTGCCTACGCGGACGACAGCCTGCTGCCCGGCAGCACCCTGCGGACGCTCGGCTGGCAACACGCGGGGCAGTACACGGAGTGGCACGGACCCCTGCCCACCCCGGAAATGTCAGTCCCGGCGGGGCTGCGAGTCCTGCCGCTGGCCGCCGTGTCCGCTCTGACCGTCCGGCGGGAGGCGCAGGGCACCTACGCCGACCGCCTGGGCCACACGCTGGTCAGCGACACCGACATCGTTCCGGACGCCCACGGAGCCGACGACCGCGTGGGGTACATCGCGCTGGACGGGGCCGGTCGGGGTGTCGGCATCTGCCGCGCGTGGCTGGACGGCGACACCCTGACGGTCGGCAGTCCCGGCGTCCACCCTGACCTGCGACACACCGCGCTACGGCACGCGCTGCTGCGCGCCACCTGCGACGCCGCGCACCTGCAAGGAGTGCAGCGACTGGTCATGCAGGCCTGGGGCGATACGCCCGCAGAAACGCAGGCGGACACAGATCTGGGCCTGCAAGCCGTGACCGTCACCCCCATCTACCTCTCCCGGCCAGCATGAGGCGGGGAGCGGCCCGCGCACTGCGAACCCGCCCCCCGCCTCCGGTGCCGTTACACCTTGACGATCCAGCCTTCCGGGGCCTCGCGGTCGCCGTACTGGATGCCGACGAGTTCGTCGTACAGGCGGCGGGTGACGGGGCCGACCTCGGTTTCGCTGTGGAACACGTGGAAGGTGTCCTCGTGCTGGATACCGCCGATGGGCGTGATGACGGCGGCGGTGCCGCACGCGCCGGCCTCGGCGTACTCGTCGAGGCGGTCGATGAACACGTCGCCCTCGACGACGTTCAGGCCCAGGCGGTGTTCGGCGAGCCAGAGGAGGCTGTACTTGGTGATGCTGGGCAGGATGCTGGGGGATTTGGGCGTGATGAACGTCTGGCCGTCACGGGTGATGGCGAAGAAGTTCGCGGCGCCGACTTCCTCGATCTTGGTGTGCGTGGCGGGGTCGAGGTAGATGGCGTCCGCGAAGTGGCGGTCCTTGGCCTGCGCGCCGGGCAGGAGGCTGGCGGCGTAGTTCCCGCCGACCTTGGCGGCGCCGGTGCCGTGCGGCGCGGCGCGGTCCATGCCGGACGTGATGAAGTTGTGGGGGGTCAGGCCGCCCTTGAAGTACGCGCCGACGGGAATGGCGAACACCCCGAAGATGAATTCCGGGGCGGTGCGCACGCCGATGTTGTCGCCCACGCCGATCACGTAGGGGCGCAGGTACAGCGCGCCGCCCGTGCCGTAGGGGGGAATCCAGTGTTCGTTGGCTTTCACGACCTGACGGCAGGCGTCGATGAACTGTTCGGTGCTGACTTCGGGCATCAGGATACGGCGGCAGCTGGCCTGCATGCGCGCGGCGTTCTGGTCGGGGCGGAAGAGGTTGATGCTGCCGTCGGCGGCGCGGTACGCCTTGAGGCCCTCGAAGCACTGCTGGCCGTAGTGCAGTGCGGTGCTGCCCTCGCTGATGTGCAGGACGTTGTCGAGGGTCAGGGTTCCGTGGTCCCACGCGCCGTCACGCCAGTGCGAGAGGTAGCGTTCGTCGGTGCGGATGTAACTGAATCCCAGTGTGTTCCAGTCGAGGTCCACGGGCGGGCGGGGGGTGTGGGTGGTCATGCCGTTCATTGTGGCTCAGGCACGGGCGGCGGGTCTATTGCCCGTTGCGGATAGCGGGACGGCGCCCACGGGGTCTACCGGCCGTCAACCCTCCAGCACGTTGCGGCGGAAGCGTTCGAGGATGGCCAGTCCGACCTCGCCGCTCTTTTCCGGGTGGAACTGCGTGGCGTGCAGGTTGCCGTGGCTGAGCGCCGCCCAGAACGGCACGCCGTACTCGGTGAGTGCCCCGGCGTCCACCTCGACGGTCAGGGGCACGTAGTACGAGTGCACGAAGTACGCGTAGGCGGGGCAGGCGAGGTCCGCCAGCAGGGGGCTGTCGCCGACCTTGTCGAGGCTGTTCCAGCCCATCTGCGGCACCTTGCGCTGCGTGTCCTGAGGGAAGCGCAGGACGGTGCCGGGAATCAGGCCGAGGCCCGCCACGCCCGGCGCTTCCTCGCTGCCTTCGAGGAGCATCTGCATGCCCACGCAGATGCCCAGGATGGGCGTGCCAGCGGCGGCGGCGTCCAGAACGGGCTGGCGGAAGCCGCTGCTGTCGAAGGCGTCCATGACCTGCCGGAAGTGCCCCTGGCCGGGCACGACCAGCGCGCGGGCGCCGGGCACGTCGGCGGGGTCGCTGCTGACGCGCACGGTCATGCCTGCGCGTTCCAGGGCCTTGGCGGCGCTGCGGACGTTCCCGGCGCCGTAGTCGAGCAGCAGGACTTCCGGGCGTTCGGAGGCGGGGGCGGTCACAGGCTGCCCTTGGTGCTGGGCATGGTCTGCGAGGTGACCTGCACGGCGTCGCGCAGGGCGCGGGCGACGGCCTTCACGATGGCCTCGATGACGTGGTGAGCCTCGCGGCCCGCGAGGAGCCGGACGTGCATGGTGATGCCCGCGTGGTTGCACAGGCCGCGCAGGAATTCGCGCAGGTGGTAGTGGGTCATGCCGCCCGCGTCGCCCCAGACGTTCAGGGTCTCGGGTTCGAAGGCGAGGTGTGCGCGGCCCGACAGGTCGAGTACGACGTGCGCCAGCGTTTCGTCCATGGGCACGAAGGCACTGCCGTAGCGTTCGATGCCCCGGCGGTCGCCGAGCGCCTGCGAGAGCGCCTGCCCGAGGGTGATGCCGGTGTCCTCGATCAGGTGGTGCGGTTCGATGTGCAGGTCGCCGGTGGCGCGCACCGTCAGGCCGATGCGGGCGTGGCGGGCCAGCGCGTCGAGCATGTGGTCCAGGAAGCCGTGCCCGGTGTGCGGGTGCTCGTAGGTGGTGGTGTCCAGGTCCAGCGTGACGCTGATGTCGGTTTCGCTGGTGGTTCGGGTGACGGTGGCCGCGCGACTCATGGCACGCATGGTAGAGGGCGCGGCGGGCCAGGAGTGTGGGGTTGTCGATGGAAGGGGCGCGGGGAGGGGCGGTGCTGGGGAGCAGATGCGGGCTTCCAGACACCCGGTCATTCTGTCTTGACCGTAATTGCATTCTGTTATAGACTAAATCCATGAAACTGAGCGATGTCCAGAAACGACTCCAGTCCCCGTTTCCCGCTCACATGGTGGCGTGGAAAGCCGTCGCCATCAGCAAGGATCGCAGCCGCGCACTACTCCTGGCCCACATCGACGCCCGCGCCGTTCAGGACCGCCTGGACGCCATCTGCCCAGACCACTGGGAATTCAGCGTGGAAGTCATCCCCGGCACACCCATCCCCACCGTCAAGGGCCGCCTGACCGTCCTGGGCGTCAGCCGCGAGGACATCGGACAGGCCCCGGACGGCGACCTGAGCACCCTGAAAGCCGCCGCCAGCGACGCCCTGAAACGCTGCGCCGTGCACTTCGGCATCGGCCGCTACCTGTACGACCTGCCCCGCACCTGGGGCGACTGGGACGACACCAAACGCCAGCCCACCCACACCCCGGAACTGCCCGACTGGGCGCGCCCCGACCACGAACGCACGCCCGGCGGCGCGCACCTGATGCAGGCCATGGACCAGCTGCGCTACGAACTGCCCGAGGACCTCGACCTGCAACGCGAGGTGTACCGCCACCTGAAAGCCGCGCTGGGCAGCCTGCACCCCGACCAGCAGCCCCCGCTGGGGCAACCGAAGAACGGCCACACCGGACGGGCCGCGTGACCAGCGGCGACCGGCGCCGCCCGGACGCCCGGCAACTGCTCGGCGCGACCCTGACCCTGCTGCTGCTGATGCTGCTGAGCGGCACCCTCGCCCGCCTGCTGTAGACACTCTTCAGCCTTCAGCCCCGGCCCGCCTCTCCCAGCGGGCTTTCTTCTGCCCGGCTCTCCCCTGCCCGCCTCTCTCCTGCACGGCTCTCCCCTGCCGGGCGCAGGTCGAACAGCGTGTGCCCGGTGCGCACGCCCAGCGGGCGGGTCGTCCAGTGCTCCTGCGCGTGCAGCTGCAATCCGGCGGCGCGGAACAGGGCGTGCCAGTCGGCCTGCGAGCGGTGCGCGTGCGGGTGCCCGGCCTCCAGGTTCAGCAGGGCGTCCAGCCACTGTCCGGCGCGGCCCGGCCTGCACCCACCCGCCTCCAGGTCCTCGATGACGATCACGCGGCCCGAGACGCGCGCCGCCTCGCGCAGCACGGCCAGCGGGTCCGGGCAGTGGTGCAGCACGAACGCCAGCAGCGTCACGCCGAACTGACCGTCCGGGAACGGCAGGCGGCCCTGGAACAGCACGCGGGTCAGGCCGCCGCGCCGCGCCAGCGTGCGGGCGCACGGGTGCGCGATCAGGCGTTGCCCCCACGCGCCGGGATGCGGCGGCACGTCCGCCAGGGTGACGGTCCAGCCCCGCCGGGCCAGCAGCGCCCCGGTGTGCCCGGTCCCGGCCCCCAGGTCCAGCAGGGTGCTGCCAGCGGGGACATACGGCCGCAGTCTGCGCGCGACCCCCCGGGCGCGGGGCCAGCCGACCGGGCCGTACAGCGCGGCGATCAGGGCGTCCAGACGGGACGGCACGGCCTACACGCCCCGTTTCTTGGTGCCTTTCATGGGGGCGTGCGTCCAGGGATCGTCGGGCCAGGGGTGTCTGGGGTAACGGCCGCGCAGGTCCTTGCGCACCTCGAAGTACGAGGAGTTCCAGAAGGAACGCAGGTCCTGCGTGACCTGCACGGGCCGCCCGGCAGGCGAGAGCAGGTGCAGCAGCACGGGCGTGCGGCCCCCGTTCACGCTGGGCGTGTCGGCCAGCCCGAACAGTTCCTGCAACTTCACGGCCAGGATCGGCGCCTCGCCGGGACGGTACGTCAGGCGCACGCGGCTGCCGGTGGGCACCGTCAGGTGCGTGGGTGCCAGTTCGTCCAGTCGGGCCGGGAGCGGCCAGGGCAGCAGCGCCTGCACGGCCGGCAGGAGGTTCAGGCGGCCCAGGTCCTCCCGCGAACGGGCCGCGCCCAGGTGCGGTCCCAGCCAGTCCTCCAGGGTGTCCAGCAGCGCGGCGTCACTGAGGTCCGGCCAGTCGGTCTCGTCGGGCCGCCACGCCCGGACGGACCCTACGCGGTCCCGCAGTGCCTGCGCCTCGGCGCTGAAGGTCAGCAGGTGCAACCCCCCCTCGCGGATCGCCCCGGCCAGTGCGTCCAGCCGCGCCTGTGCGGGCAGGTCACGCAGGGGCCGGGTTTCGAGGACCAGCGCCCCGAAGCGCCGCTCGCGCTGCGCGACCAGCGTGCCCGTGCGGGCGTCCCAGCGCACCTCGTCCACCCACGCGGCCCCCGCCTCCAGCGCGGCCAGGTCGAGCGGCGCCGCGAGAAAGATGCGCCCCTCGGCCTGCGCGGCACTCAGGGGGGCGGCGTCCAGGTGCGCCACCGCCAGCGCCTGCACGCCCGCCAGACCGTCCCCCTCGGGCAGCGCGGCCCCCTGCCCGCCTGCCAGCAGGAACCGCCCCCGGCGCAGACCGCTGGTCTCCTCGCGGGCGAGCGCGGCGCGTTCCGGGTACGCCCGCACGATCAACGCGCCCACCGCGAACCCGTCCGGGGCCGAGTCGTCCGGCCGGACCTTCAGGAGGGTGCGCCACTGCCGGGACAGCCGCTCGACCCGCTCCAGCACAGCTACGTCACCGGGCGTGCGCCCACTGCGCCGCCACGCACGCAGGGCCGCCACGCGGTCCGTCAGGTCCGCACCGGACCCCGGCGGGAGCGGGTCGCGTTCCTCCAGCAGGGCCGCCACGTCCGCCGCGAGCGCCGCGTCGCCCGGCGCGGTCAGCAGGTGCGCCAGACGCGGGTGCGTGGGGAAGTCCAGCAGCCGCGCGCCCTCCGGCGTCACGCGGCCCGCCGCGTCCAGCGCGCCCAGGTCCCGCAGCACGCCCCGCGCCGTCTCGATGCGCCGCGCCGGGGGCACGTCCAGCCAGTGCAGGTCCGCCGGGTCCGGCACGCCCCACTGCGCGAGTTCCAGCGTCAACGGC
This portion of the Deinococcus seoulensis genome encodes:
- the hrpB gene encoding ATP-dependent helicase HrpB gives rise to the protein MSSFVLPIAEVVPAVRGALAAHSLVVVQAPPGAGKSTGLPLELLGEPWLAGRGIVMLQPRRVAARAVAARLAEGLGEEVGGTVGYRVRFDSRVSAATRLEVVTEGILTRRLQRDPELAGVGLVILDEFHERSLNADLALALLREVQGALRDDLRVLVMSATLDPGLPGRLGAPLIESAGRAFPVEVRYLPVDPVGRVEDLVARQVRVALEAEPGDVLAFLPGVREIRAAAAALSDVDAAVLPLYGDLPVREQARALRPDPGGRRKVVLATSIAETSLTIDGVRVVVDGGLSRTQQFDPASGLSRMVTGRVTRDAAAQRAGRAGRTAPGVAFRLWSERTQPLLPAARPPEVMEADLAPLTLELAQWGVPDPADLHWLDVPPARRIETARGVLRDLGALDAAGRVTPEGARLLDFPTHPRLAHLLTAPGDAALAADVAALLEERDPLPPGSGADLTDRVAALRAWRRSGRTPGDVAVLERVERLSRQWRTLLKVRPDDSAPDGFAVGALIVRAYPERAALAREETSGLRRGRFLLAGGQGAALPEGDGLAGVQALAVAHLDAAPLSAAQAEGRIFLAAPLDLAALEAGAAWVDEVRWDARTGTLVAQRERRFGALVLETRPLRDLPAQARLDALAGAIREGGLHLLTFSAEAQALRDRVGSVRAWRPDETDWPDLSDAALLDTLEDWLGPHLGAARSREDLGRLNLLPAVQALLPWPLPARLDELAPTHLTVPTGSRVRLTYRPGEAPILAVKLQELFGLADTPSVNGGRTPVLLHLLSPAGRPVQVTQDLRSFWNSSYFEVRKDLRGRYPRHPWPDDPWTHAPMKGTKKRGV
- a CDS encoding Rad52/Rad22 family DNA repair protein — translated: MKLSDVQKRLQSPFPAHMVAWKAVAISKDRSRALLLAHIDARAVQDRLDAICPDHWEFSVEVIPGTPIPTVKGRLTVLGVSREDIGQAPDGDLSTLKAAASDALKRCAVHFGIGRYLYDLPRTWGDWDDTKRQPTHTPELPDWARPDHERTPGGAHLMQAMDQLRYELPEDLDLQREVYRHLKAALGSLHPDQQPPLGQPKNGHTGRAA
- the hisH gene encoding imidazole glycerol phosphate synthase subunit HisH — protein: MTAPASERPEVLLLDYGAGNVRSAAKALERAGMTVRVSSDPADVPGARALVVPGQGHFRQVMDAFDSSGFRQPVLDAAAAGTPILGICVGMQMLLEGSEEAPGVAGLGLIPGTVLRFPQDTQRKVPQMGWNSLDKVGDSPLLADLACPAYAYFVHSYYVPLTVEVDAGALTEYGVPFWAALSHGNLHATQFHPEKSGEVGLAILERFRRNVLEG
- a CDS encoding class I SAM-dependent methyltransferase yields the protein MPSRLDALIAALYGPVGWPRARGVARRLRPYVPAGSTLLDLGAGTGHTGALLARRGWTVTLADVPPHPGAWGQRLIAHPCARTLARRGGLTRVLFQGRLPFPDGQFGVTLLAFVLHHCPDPLAVLREAARVSGRVIVIEDLEAGGCRPGRAGQWLDALLNLEAGHPHAHRSQADWHALFRAAGLQLHAQEHWTTRPLGVRTGHTLFDLRPAGESRAGERRAGESRAEESPLGEAGRG
- a CDS encoding branched-chain amino acid aminotransferase, which codes for MTTHTPRPPVDLDWNTLGFSYIRTDERYLSHWRDGAWDHGTLTLDNVLHISEGSTALHYGQQCFEGLKAYRAADGSINLFRPDQNAARMQASCRRILMPEVSTEQFIDACRQVVKANEHWIPPYGTGGALYLRPYVIGVGDNIGVRTAPEFIFGVFAIPVGAYFKGGLTPHNFITSGMDRAAPHGTGAAKVGGNYAASLLPGAQAKDRHFADAIYLDPATHTKIEEVGAANFFAITRDGQTFITPKSPSILPSITKYSLLWLAEHRLGLNVVEGDVFIDRLDEYAEAGACGTAAVITPIGGIQHEDTFHVFHSETEVGPVTRRLYDELVGIQYGDREAPEGWIVKV
- the hisB gene encoding imidazoleglycerol-phosphate dehydratase HisB → MSRAATVTRTTSETDISVTLDLDTTTYEHPHTGHGFLDHMLDALARHARIGLTVRATGDLHIEPHHLIEDTGITLGQALSQALGDRRGIERYGSAFVPMDETLAHVVLDLSGRAHLAFEPETLNVWGDAGGMTHYHLREFLRGLCNHAGITMHVRLLAGREAHHVIEAIVKAVARALRDAVQVTSQTMPSTKGSL